The following are encoded in a window of Acidobacteriota bacterium genomic DNA:
- a CDS encoding cation:dicarboxylase symporter family transporter yields MVRSFLRRYLAISLGTRLVVAFVAGAAAGLVLGPSASVLSPVSDLLTLALRVLAVPAVAIYILYALSDVGLRHLGRYGVPVLALFIGWSTLAAAFGGAVSFAVGRLAHLASSGGWDPRLAPPAQAAGASGGPPVILGADSAVAMAVIVAVPLALVVAAGRERGDLAWAHMMHRLGGRAAGLLAATIRAVMEYAPFGIFALAALTFGTSHSAVATSLPLVLASVYLAHLGLGLALLTGVGLRRGRPLAFLAQSREALLTALATGSSAATVPVEIRTADTLLRVAPPVAGVAIGVGATLCKVGTTAFLGALVVWAGVLAGTPASLPWMLQALAATTVAGMLTPPISGGGFVMFGFVALHLGLPASLVPLLIGIPFVGKLNTPLNALGRLTCACLASPGCRVAAGAAPDRVDSERDSPSARVDSPGSPC; encoded by the coding sequence CCGTCGGCGTCGGTGCTGTCGCCAGTCAGCGATCTCCTGACGCTCGCCCTGCGCGTGTTGGCGGTCCCGGCCGTCGCCATCTACATCCTCTACGCCTTGTCCGATGTGGGCCTTCGGCACCTCGGCCGCTACGGCGTACCGGTGCTCGCGCTGTTCATCGGCTGGTCGACTCTCGCCGCGGCGTTCGGTGGGGCCGTGTCGTTCGCGGTCGGTCGCCTGGCTCACCTGGCGTCGAGCGGAGGGTGGGATCCCAGGCTCGCCCCGCCTGCCCAGGCGGCGGGAGCCTCGGGTGGGCCGCCGGTGATCCTTGGCGCCGACAGCGCGGTCGCCATGGCGGTGATCGTGGCCGTCCCCCTCGCGCTCGTCGTTGCGGCCGGCCGCGAGCGCGGCGACCTCGCCTGGGCCCACATGATGCATCGCCTGGGTGGACGCGCCGCGGGTCTGCTGGCGGCGACGATTCGAGCCGTCATGGAGTACGCGCCGTTTGGCATCTTCGCGCTGGCGGCACTGACCTTCGGCACGTCGCACTCCGCCGTGGCGACGAGCCTGCCCCTGGTGCTGGCCTCGGTGTACCTCGCACATCTCGGGCTCGGCCTCGCTCTCCTGACTGGCGTCGGATTGAGGCGCGGCCGGCCCCTCGCGTTCCTGGCGCAGAGTCGTGAGGCCCTGCTCACGGCGCTCGCCACCGGCAGCAGCGCCGCGACGGTGCCGGTCGAGATCAGGACGGCCGATACCTTGCTGCGCGTGGCACCACCCGTCGCGGGCGTGGCCATCGGCGTCGGCGCGACCCTGTGCAAGGTGGGCACCACGGCGTTCCTGGGAGCCCTGGTCGTGTGGGCTGGCGTGCTGGCGGGTACACCGGCCTCCCTGCCGTGGATGCTGCAGGCTCTGGCGGCGACCACGGTAGCGGGCATGCTGACCCCCCCGATCTCCGGGGGAGGGTTCGTGATGTTCGGGTTCGTCGCGCTGCACCTGGGGCTGCCGGCGAGCCTGGTGCCACTGCTGATCGGGATTCCCTTCGTGGGGAAGCTCAACACGCCCCTGAATGCGCTCGGGAGGCTGACGTGCGCCTGCCTCGCCTCACCTGGCTGTCGCGTGGCCGCGGGAGCGGCGCCTGACCGCGTCGACTCGGAGCGCGACTCGCCGTCAGCCCGCGTGGACTCGCCGGGGTCGCCGTGCTGA
- a CDS encoding DUF5110 domain-containing protein: MRRAATCLLVLAALTTPRAALAEPVTTGGQAAQLDIRAAGERSLRITLKPLSFAADFPVNPALAERTYPAPALSLREVTTTVRSRVGTLQVEVRPAPLTIAIASARGEPVQEIVFEPDGRVSFRLDDAPVVGLGGGGPRPDEGTPWREQPVQFDRRGRLDTMLPRWQSDMYGSRNPVAMLFGTKGWGLFLAAPWAEVDLRGPGRGAFLPWAPSEEARVPQEQRNQHQPLAKGRPPASAVVPGLVDLFVFDASDPVAALKDVSVITGPAAMPPRWALGYMQSHRSLEDDRQIVDIVDTFRRKQIPLDAVIYLGTGFTPRGWNTKQPSFEFNPEVFTRDPKAVLADLRARHVKVVLHVVPWDRERLPTLQGAIPPRPGEALDASHVQSYWRQHVPLVETGVDAFWPDEGDWFDLFERLARHRMYYEGHLSTRPDARPWSLHRNGYPGIARWGGWVWSGDTESAWKTLEAQIAVGLNYSLSVGPYWGSDIGGFYPNNELTGELYVRWHQFAAFCGSFRSHGRTWWTRLPWGWGLADMGPREHNNTNAPIPPDDRRNILESELNNPAIEPIAKRYSELRYQLLPYTYTLAWEARHSGLPLMRAMWLHYPDDPRARSLGTQFLWGRDLLVAPVFTRGATSREVYLPRGDWYDWWTGARTTGGRHVTREVDLATMPIYVRAGAIVPVDPIRQFADQPVDEPTTLRVYSGADGEFTLFDDDGVSQQYVKGVGTWIRIAWDDATRRLTLGPGAPEGATNVAAERVFEVLVLPEGLTRSVRYSGSRVEIDLGERP, from the coding sequence CCCGCTCCGGCGCTGAGTCTGCGTGAGGTCACGACGACCGTGCGTTCGCGAGTCGGCACACTGCAGGTCGAGGTACGACCGGCCCCGCTGACGATCGCGATCGCGTCGGCGCGCGGCGAGCCCGTCCAGGAGATCGTCTTCGAGCCCGACGGCCGCGTGTCGTTCCGGCTCGACGACGCGCCGGTCGTCGGGCTGGGCGGCGGGGGCCCGCGCCCGGACGAGGGAACGCCCTGGCGCGAGCAGCCGGTGCAGTTCGACCGGCGAGGCCGACTCGATACGATGCTGCCCCGGTGGCAGAGCGACATGTACGGGTCGCGCAATCCCGTGGCGATGCTCTTCGGCACGAAGGGCTGGGGCCTGTTCCTGGCGGCGCCCTGGGCCGAGGTCGACCTGCGCGGGCCCGGCCGTGGCGCCTTTCTCCCCTGGGCGCCCAGCGAGGAAGCACGCGTCCCGCAGGAGCAGCGCAACCAGCATCAGCCTCTGGCGAAAGGCCGGCCACCGGCTTCGGCGGTCGTGCCGGGCCTCGTCGACCTCTTCGTGTTCGATGCCAGCGATCCCGTCGCGGCGCTCAAAGACGTCTCGGTCATCACCGGGCCGGCCGCGATGCCACCGCGTTGGGCGCTCGGGTACATGCAGTCGCATCGCTCGCTCGAGGACGACCGCCAGATCGTCGACATCGTCGATACGTTCCGCAGGAAGCAGATTCCGCTCGACGCGGTCATCTACCTCGGCACGGGCTTCACGCCGCGCGGGTGGAACACGAAGCAGCCGTCGTTCGAGTTCAACCCCGAGGTCTTCACGCGCGATCCGAAGGCAGTCCTCGCCGACCTGCGCGCCCGCCACGTCAAGGTCGTGCTCCACGTGGTGCCGTGGGATCGCGAGCGGCTGCCCACCCTGCAGGGCGCCATCCCGCCTCGGCCCGGGGAAGCGCTCGACGCCTCGCACGTCCAGAGCTACTGGCGGCAGCACGTGCCGCTCGTCGAAACGGGCGTCGACGCCTTCTGGCCCGACGAGGGCGACTGGTTCGACCTGTTCGAGCGGCTCGCACGGCACCGGATGTACTACGAGGGACACCTGTCGACGCGACCGGATGCGCGGCCCTGGAGCCTCCACCGCAACGGGTACCCTGGCATCGCCCGGTGGGGCGGCTGGGTGTGGTCGGGCGACACCGAGAGTGCGTGGAAGACGCTCGAGGCGCAGATCGCCGTGGGCCTCAACTACTCGCTGAGCGTCGGCCCGTACTGGGGCTCGGACATCGGCGGCTTCTACCCGAACAACGAGCTCACCGGCGAGCTGTACGTGCGGTGGCACCAGTTCGCGGCTTTCTGCGGGTCGTTCCGATCTCACGGGCGCACGTGGTGGACGCGTCTGCCCTGGGGGTGGGGGCTCGCCGACATGGGCCCGCGCGAGCACAACAACACGAACGCGCCGATTCCACCCGACGACCGGCGGAACATCCTCGAGTCGGAGCTGAACAACCCGGCGATCGAGCCCATCGCGAAGCGTTACTCGGAGCTTCGCTACCAGCTCCTGCCTTACACCTACACGCTGGCGTGGGAAGCCCGCCACTCGGGACTGCCGCTGATGCGGGCCATGTGGCTCCACTACCCAGACGACCCGCGCGCGCGCAGCCTCGGCACGCAGTTTCTCTGGGGCCGCGACCTGCTCGTCGCGCCGGTCTTCACGAGGGGCGCCACGTCGCGCGAGGTGTATCTGCCGCGGGGCGACTGGTACGACTGGTGGACCGGCGCGCGGACGACAGGCGGGCGACACGTCACCCGCGAGGTCGACCTCGCGACCATGCCGATCTACGTGCGGGCCGGGGCCATCGTGCCGGTCGATCCGATACGTCAGTTCGCGGACCAGCCAGTCGACGAGCCGACCACGCTCAGGGTGTACTCGGGCGCCGACGGCGAGTTCACGCTCTTCGACGACGACGGGGTCAGCCAACAGTACGTCAAAGGCGTCGGGACCTGGATACGGATCGCGTGGGACGATGCCACCCGTCGCCTCACGCTCGGACCGGGTGCGCCTGAAGGTGCGACGAACGTTGCCGCCGAGCGCGTCTTCGAGGTGCTCGTGCTCCCCGAGGGTCTCACGAGGTCAGTGCGCTACTCGGGCAGCCGCGTCGAGATCGACCTCGGCGAGCGGCCCTGA